Proteins from a genomic interval of Rhodothermus marinus:
- a CDS encoding hydantoinase B/oxoprolinase family protein, with amino-acid sequence MDPVRLEIFRHLLAAVAEEMGAVLRRTGFSPNIKERRDYSCALFTSDGELVAQAAHIPVHLGALPLSVQACREAFPELKPGDAVLLNDPFRGGTHLPDLTLVSPVFVEGKLLGFVASRAHHADIGGMAPGSMPLSREIFQEGLIIPPVKLMERGRPNRAVWELLLANVRTPDERRGDLRAQLAANERGVRRLQELAATYGPDTLQAAFSALLDYAERLMRTLLQTLPDGTWRFEDALDDDGIGEAPLWIRVKLTIAGDTATIDFSETDPQCAGSLNAVRAITVSAVYYVFRALLGYDVPANAGCLRPLQIVTRPGTLVDARLPAAVAGGNVETSQRIVDVLLGALAQVCPDRIPAASQGTMNNLTIGGLDPRTGRYYAYYETLAGGAGALPDADGTSAVHTHMTNTLNTPVEALEYAYPLRVTHYAIRDGSGGAGRHRGGDGLIREIELLAPAQVTWLTERRRRPPYGLAGGAPGQPGRNLWIHRGEVRQMPGKTSFQAEAGDRIRIETPGGGGWGPPA; translated from the coding sequence ATGGACCCGGTTCGGCTGGAAATTTTTCGCCACCTGCTGGCCGCGGTGGCCGAGGAAATGGGCGCCGTGCTGCGCCGCACCGGCTTTTCGCCGAACATCAAGGAGCGCCGCGACTATTCGTGCGCGCTGTTCACGTCCGATGGCGAACTGGTGGCCCAGGCCGCCCACATTCCCGTACATCTGGGCGCGTTGCCGCTGTCGGTGCAGGCCTGTCGCGAAGCATTTCCCGAGCTGAAACCGGGCGATGCCGTGCTGCTCAACGATCCGTTCCGGGGTGGCACGCACCTGCCGGACCTGACGCTCGTTTCGCCGGTGTTCGTCGAAGGGAAGTTGCTCGGTTTCGTGGCCAGCCGCGCCCATCATGCCGACATCGGCGGCATGGCACCGGGCTCGATGCCGCTGTCGCGCGAAATCTTTCAGGAAGGGCTCATCATCCCGCCCGTTAAGCTCATGGAGCGCGGCCGCCCGAACCGGGCCGTGTGGGAATTGCTGCTCGCCAACGTGCGCACACCCGACGAGCGGCGCGGCGACCTGCGTGCGCAACTGGCCGCCAACGAGCGGGGCGTCCGGCGCCTGCAGGAGCTGGCCGCCACCTACGGCCCCGATACGCTCCAGGCGGCTTTTTCGGCCCTGCTGGATTATGCCGAGCGGTTGATGCGCACCCTGCTGCAGACGCTGCCTGACGGCACCTGGCGCTTCGAAGATGCGCTCGACGACGACGGGATCGGCGAAGCGCCCCTGTGGATCCGGGTCAAGCTGACCATCGCGGGCGACACGGCCACGATCGACTTCTCCGAGACCGATCCCCAGTGCGCGGGTAGCCTGAACGCCGTCCGTGCCATCACGGTCTCGGCCGTGTACTATGTGTTCCGGGCCTTGCTGGGCTACGACGTGCCGGCCAACGCGGGCTGCCTGCGCCCCCTGCAGATCGTTACCCGGCCCGGCACGCTCGTCGATGCTCGACTACCGGCGGCGGTCGCCGGCGGCAACGTGGAGACCTCCCAGCGGATCGTCGATGTGCTGCTGGGCGCGCTGGCGCAGGTCTGCCCCGATCGCATTCCGGCCGCCTCTCAGGGTACTATGAATAACCTGACGATCGGCGGACTCGACCCGCGCACCGGCCGTTACTACGCCTACTACGAGACGCTGGCTGGCGGCGCCGGGGCCCTGCCCGATGCCGATGGCACCTCGGCCGTGCACACGCACATGACGAACACGCTGAACACGCCCGTCGAGGCGCTGGAGTACGCCTATCCGCTCCGCGTAACGCACTATGCGATCCGGGACGGGTCGGGCGGCGCCGGCCGCCATCGGGGCGGCGACGGGCTCATCCGGGAGATCGAGCTGCTGGCGCCGGCACAGGTTACCTGGCTGACCGAACGGCGGCGACGGCCGCCCTACGGACTGGCCGGCGGCGCGCCGGGCCAGCCCGGCCGCAACCTGTGGATTCACCGGGGCGAGGTGCGCCAGATGCCCGGAAAGACCAGTTTTCAGGCCGAAGCCGGCGACCGCATCCGCATCGAAACGCCCGGAGGCGGCGGCTGGGGCCCGCCTGCATAG